CGAGGCGCTGGACACGCCTGCCGAGCACCCGGACGGCCGACCGCTCCAGGTCACCCTCGTCGAGGGCGGAGAGATCGAGACCGCCTTCGAGGGCGCCGCAGGGACGGCAGCCGCCCGCGCGCATCACCTGCGTGTCCGTGAAGAGCTGCCGGTGCGTGCGTTGGCACTCAGCAAGTCCGATCCGGCGATCCCGACGGTCTACGTCGAGGCGGACTGAAGCGGGGCCGAGCGACGGCGGTCAGCCGACCATCGACTCGTAGATCTCCTTGCACGTCGGGCAGATCGGGAACTTCTCCGGATCACGGCCCGGCGTCCACTTCTTGCCGCAGAGCGCGCGGACGGGCTTGCCTGTGATCGCCGACTCGAGGATCTTGTCCTTCTTGACGTAGTGCGAGAAGCGCTCGTGGTCGCCCGGTTCGATGTTCTCCTCGCGGAGGAGCTCTTCCAGTTCGCGATCAAGCGTTGCCACGCCGCCCTGATCGGGGCTGTCCAGCGGAGTACTCATCCCGCGATTCTAGCCGCGTCTCCGCCTCGGCGGGGCGGTCTCACGCGGTCTCGACGAACTCCATCAGACGTTCGCCGCTGTGCTCGAAGATGCGTCCGCCGATCACAGCTCCTCCGATGAAGGCGACGATGCCGGTGGCGATGCCGACCCAGAAAGCCGCCGGCGCGAAGCCCGGATCGGCGACGATGCTCGCACCGAACAGCCAGATGGTGGGCACGCTCAGGACGATCGCACCGAGGAACGCCGCCGCCGGGCCGTAGATCCCTCGGGAGGTCGGGCGCTGCGGCTGCTGGAACGGGCTGTCCCCGGGACGGGAGACCGCGTACGGCGCCACCACCGACACCACGCTGGAGATGCCGAGGGCGGAGAACAGCAGGCTCGCACCGAGGCCGACGAGCGGGAGGAGAAGACTCCAGCGCCCGGCCAGCAGGAGCGAGAGCGGTACGGCGATCGCCAGCACCGGCACGGCGACCAGGAGCACCGGCACCAGGCGTCCGAGACGGTCCGGAACCCCGCGGACACCGCTCGCGACGTGCGTCCAGAGGGCCGTCGAGTCGTAGGCGACGTCATTGTGGGGCAGCCATCCGAAGAAGAGGGCCATGACGGGCACGGGGACGAGGGCGGCGATCTCGACCGGCACGCCCGCGACGATCAGCGGGAACACCGTCAGCACGCCCGCCACGGGCACGACGATGATGTTCATGATGTACCGGCGGTCGCGCAGCCAGTACACGAGGCTTCGCGACGCGATGGCGCCGAAGGCGTTGGAGGGCAGCAGGCCGAACCAGCCGAGTCCGCTGCGCTCGCGCGCCGCCACCGGACGCTCGGTCG
This genomic stretch from Microbacterium sp. Nx66 harbors:
- a CDS encoding DUF3039 domain-containing protein, which translates into the protein MSTPLDSPDQGGVATLDRELEELLREENIEPGDHERFSHYVKKDKILESAITGKPVRALCGKKWTPGRDPEKFPICPTCKEIYESMVG